A region of Effusibacillus pohliae DSM 22757 DNA encodes the following proteins:
- a CDS encoding site-2 protease family protein has protein sequence MLHFDIQHMMYTTIAFLIGAAVHEAAHAWMAHRLGDPTPERDGRLTLNPFVHIDLLGFILILLTGFGWAKPVITNPAMFRGNRRLGILQVAAAGPIANLLLAGLFVLIARSGIVPFFNLGSDIVFTVIYINVILFVFNLLPIYPLDGEKVLRSLVPPRHLGFFYKMETYGPFILLLLVFTGLIRPILVPAVRGVMDLLGVWA, from the coding sequence ATGCTGCATTTTGATATTCAACATATGATGTACACGACGATCGCCTTTTTGATCGGTGCTGCCGTGCACGAAGCGGCCCATGCCTGGATGGCCCACCGTTTGGGCGACCCGACGCCAGAGCGGGACGGCCGGTTGACGCTCAACCCGTTTGTCCATATCGACCTGCTCGGGTTCATCCTGATTTTGTTGACCGGATTTGGCTGGGCGAAACCGGTGATCACCAATCCTGCCATGTTTCGGGGCAACCGCCGGCTGGGGATCTTGCAGGTCGCCGCCGCCGGTCCGATCGCCAATCTGCTGTTGGCCGGACTGTTTGTACTGATCGCCAGGTCGGGTATCGTGCCATTTTTCAATCTGGGTTCGGACATCGTCTTCACCGTGATTTATATCAATGTGATTCTGTTCGTGTTCAATCTGCTGCCGATTTATCCGCTGGACGGCGAGAAAGTGCTGCGCTCGTTGGTCCCGCCGCGGCATTTGGGTTTTTTTTACAAAATGGAAACGTACGGTCCGTTCATTCTGTTGCTGCTGGTGTTCACCGGCCTGATCCGGCCGATTCTCGTCCCGGCGGTCCGCGGAGTTATGGATCTGCTGGGTGTGTGGGCATGA
- the scpB gene encoding SMC-Scp complex subunit ScpB produces the protein MDYKQVKAILEGLLFMAGSEGLDAKQIAEVIGTDPDEAADLCHDLAADYRREGRGLQIIEVAGMFQMATLPEHAPYFEKLASQPQQSTLSQAALETLAIIAYKQPITRADVEEIRGVKSEKAINNLLGKKLVTEVGRAKGPGRPILYGTTREFLEYFGLRDLSELPPPPAFIPQEAFDEEERMLFEQRSIFDGNADDNPGD, from the coding sequence ATGGATTACAAACAGGTGAAAGCGATTCTCGAAGGCCTGCTGTTTATGGCCGGCAGCGAAGGGCTGGATGCGAAGCAAATTGCGGAAGTCATCGGCACCGATCCGGACGAGGCGGCCGATCTCTGCCACGACCTGGCTGCCGATTACCGACGAGAGGGCAGGGGGTTGCAGATCATCGAAGTGGCCGGGATGTTTCAGATGGCAACCCTGCCGGAACACGCTCCTTATTTTGAAAAATTGGCCAGCCAGCCGCAGCAATCCACGCTCTCGCAGGCGGCGCTTGAGACGTTGGCGATCATCGCCTACAAACAGCCGATCACCCGCGCTGACGTCGAGGAAATCCGCGGCGTGAAAAGCGAGAAAGCGATCAACAACCTGCTGGGGAAAAAGCTGGTGACGGAAGTCGGGCGGGCGAAAGGGCCCGGCCGTCCGATCCTGTACGGCACGACCCGGGAGTTTCTCGAGTACTTCGGGCTGCGCGACTTGTCCGAACTGCCCCCACCCCCCGCCTTCATTCCACAGGAGGCGTTCGATGAGGAAGAACGGATGCTGTTCGAGCAGCGTTCGATTTTTGACGGCAATGCGGACGACAATCCGGGAGACTGA
- a CDS encoding spermidine synthase, which yields MRFGFPLLHRTKLIWKRRSPHQTVHVFEKGSVRYMTFASDNWQGALDMRNKERLLFPYQRFFLAYRAWLPQVRSFLSLGVGTGTAIRTIRRHHPDADIIGVDWDANVLQAAVRFFDCPCDERTRLYAMHGRAFLESADRRFDLVFLDVFDSFSIPKSMRSVECFSAIRDVMEENGMLFVNSIGAVRGSRNTGFRTLYKTVCQVFSYVQVLPVSRWTLFEQNILLIARKSVSHSVHPDACHDPQLKKMLKRLYARPIPTDDVSVYRDPEP from the coding sequence ATGCGATTCGGTTTTCCCTTGTTGCACAGGACGAAACTGATCTGGAAGCGGCGGTCGCCGCATCAGACGGTGCACGTATTTGAAAAAGGATCCGTTCGCTATATGACGTTCGCAAGCGACAATTGGCAAGGCGCGCTGGATATGCGGAACAAAGAGCGGCTTTTGTTCCCGTATCAGCGCTTTTTTCTCGCTTACCGGGCATGGTTGCCGCAGGTGCGCTCGTTCCTTTCGTTGGGAGTCGGCACGGGCACCGCGATCCGGACGATCCGGCGCCATCATCCGGACGCTGACATTATCGGGGTGGATTGGGATGCAAACGTGTTACAGGCGGCCGTTCGATTCTTCGACTGTCCGTGCGATGAACGAACCCGGTTGTACGCGATGCACGGCCGCGCGTTTCTCGAGTCGGCCGACAGACGGTTTGACCTTGTGTTCCTGGATGTGTTCGATTCCTTTTCGATTCCCAAGTCGATGCGATCGGTTGAATGCTTCTCGGCAATTCGCGATGTGATGGAGGAAAACGGGATGCTGTTCGTCAATTCGATAGGAGCAGTACGCGGATCCCGGAACACCGGCTTTCGCACGTTGTACAAAACCGTCTGTCAAGTGTTTTCCTATGTGCAAGTACTCCCGGTATCCCGCTGGACTTTGTTCGAACAAAATATCCTGCTGATCGCCCGCAAGTCGGTCAGTCATTCCGTCCACCCCGATGCTTGCCACGATCCGCAATTGAAAAAAATGCTGAAGCGGCTCTACGCGCGTCCGATCCCGACAGACGACGTGTCTGTCTACCGGGACCCGGAACCGTAG
- a CDS encoding D-alanyl-D-alanine carboxypeptidase family protein yields the protein MRKRQWFMLGLVLLMCIAIPFQAFGKEAWNPERFAKEVPIAAETAALIDVQSGRVLYGKEMNKRMRIASLTKIMTAIIAIESGKLEETVTTSRNAYGVEGSSIYLALGEKQKLIDLVYAIMLRSGNDAATAIAEHVGGGSVQKFVDMMNDKVKQLGLSGTHFANPHGLDADGHYSTAHDMAVITAYALRNPIFSEVVRTKVKRIPWEGKEWDRVMRNKNKMLYRYEGADGVKTGYTEAAGRCLASSATRDGRQLAVIVLNDGQDWDDSAKLLDYGFTKYRYAESWKQDEVVAALPVKNGTAETVEIVAQSSLGYPVREEEQGLLRKEVDLPQKLKAPIRAGEKIGEVTLYFDGQKIGSVPLVARTTVEGTGFFAQLKRFLRGLFE from the coding sequence ATGAGAAAGCGTCAGTGGTTCATGCTCGGTCTGGTTCTGCTCATGTGTATAGCGATCCCGTTCCAGGCGTTCGGCAAGGAGGCGTGGAACCCGGAACGGTTTGCGAAAGAGGTGCCGATTGCGGCGGAAACTGCCGCCTTGATCGACGTTCAATCGGGCCGCGTCCTGTACGGCAAAGAGATGAACAAACGGATGCGAATCGCCAGCCTGACCAAGATTATGACCGCCATCATCGCGATCGAATCCGGCAAACTGGAGGAGACGGTGACGACGTCGAGAAACGCCTACGGCGTGGAAGGTTCGTCGATCTATCTGGCACTTGGCGAAAAGCAAAAATTGATCGATCTGGTCTACGCGATCATGCTCCGTTCCGGCAACGACGCGGCAACCGCCATCGCCGAGCATGTTGGCGGCGGTTCGGTGCAGAAATTCGTCGACATGATGAATGACAAGGTGAAGCAGCTTGGCCTGAGCGGAACCCACTTCGCCAATCCGCACGGACTGGATGCGGACGGCCACTACTCGACCGCCCACGATATGGCCGTGATCACCGCGTACGCGTTGCGCAATCCGATTTTTTCGGAAGTGGTTAGGACAAAAGTAAAGCGGATTCCGTGGGAAGGAAAAGAATGGGACCGGGTGATGCGCAACAAAAACAAAATGCTGTATCGATACGAAGGCGCCGACGGTGTGAAAACGGGGTACACGGAGGCGGCCGGCCGCTGTCTGGCATCGAGCGCGACGCGGGACGGCCGGCAACTGGCGGTGATCGTGCTGAATGACGGACAGGACTGGGATGATTCGGCAAAACTGCTCGATTACGGTTTTACCAAATACCGATACGCTGAATCCTGGAAGCAAGACGAAGTGGTCGCGGCGCTGCCGGTCAAGAATGGAACGGCCGAGACGGTCGAAATCGTCGCCCAATCCAGCCTTGGATACCCGGTGCGGGAAGAGGAACAGGGCTTGCTGCGGAAAGAGGTCGATCTGCCGCAAAAGCTGAAAGCGCCCATTCGGGCAGGTGAGAAAATCGGGGAGGTCACCCTCTATTTTGACGGCCAAAAAATCGGCAGCGTGCCGCTGGTAGCCAGGACAACCGTTGAGGGAACCGGATTTTTTGCGCAACTGAAGC
- a CDS encoding segregation and condensation protein A, with translation MKSEYRIRLESFEGPLDLLLHLVEKNEMDIYNIPIAEITDQYLSYIRAMQELQLDIASEFLVMAATLLAIKSNLLLPKPEPLELDDVFDMVEDAMDPRELLMERLLEYKKFKQLAAELQLRETRRSSIYTRPPGDLSPYVPEEEPNPVRGVSLYDLLYAYRNALLKADKEEPVAHVKRDEVSVKERIAEILEYLHAHHGQASFTSLLSRWRHRSEIVVTFLAVLELIKANRIHCWQDRLFSDIQLQLVQ, from the coding sequence ATGAAAAGCGAATATCGGATCCGGCTCGAATCGTTTGAAGGGCCTCTGGATTTGCTGTTGCATCTGGTTGAAAAAAACGAGATGGACATCTACAACATCCCGATCGCGGAGATCACCGACCAATATTTGTCGTACATTCGGGCGATGCAGGAATTGCAACTGGACATCGCCTCCGAATTTCTCGTGATGGCGGCCACGCTGCTGGCGATCAAGAGCAATCTGCTGCTGCCGAAACCGGAACCGTTGGAACTGGATGACGTGTTTGACATGGTGGAAGACGCGATGGACCCGCGCGAACTGTTGATGGAACGGCTGCTGGAATACAAAAAGTTCAAACAGCTTGCTGCCGAACTGCAGTTGCGGGAAACCCGCCGGTCGAGCATCTATACGCGTCCCCCCGGCGATCTGTCGCCGTATGTGCCGGAGGAAGAGCCGAATCCGGTGCGGGGCGTTTCGCTCTATGATCTACTGTACGCCTACCGGAACGCTTTGCTGAAGGCGGACAAGGAAGAACCGGTGGCGCATGTCAAGCGGGATGAAGTGTCGGTGAAAGAACGGATTGCGGAGATCCTCGAGTATCTTCACGCTCATCATGGACAAGCCTCGTTTACATCCCTGCTGTCCCGCTGGCGGCATCGTTCCGAGATCGTCGTCACATTTCTCGCCGTCCTCGAATTGATCAAGGCGAACCGGATTCATTGTTGGCAGGACCGATTGTTTTCCGACATCCAGTTGCAACTTGTGCAGTAA
- a CDS encoding DUF2953 domain-containing protein — protein MDWVWTVLFGAAMFVFLMCLLPVQVHIRYVRDGERDHLWIQLRALFGLIKYTIEMPVFKLVMSKDKPLRITAQVATGVADQPKKKRPRITLLVKRIARLLELQRELTEHLHNFLGHVRKSTKTFRITEIKWQTELGTGDAALTGTAAGLVWSVKGAVLGLLAHFFSLRVQPVMAVQPRFHELMLRTSLDCIIRFWLGQAIVAAIQLGMYMLREGKKSWQIIRSRV, from the coding sequence GTGGACTGGGTGTGGACAGTTCTGTTTGGGGCGGCAATGTTCGTTTTTCTGATGTGCCTCCTGCCGGTCCAGGTGCATATCCGTTATGTTAGGGACGGCGAGCGGGACCATCTGTGGATCCAATTGCGGGCTTTGTTCGGCCTGATCAAATATACGATCGAGATGCCGGTCTTCAAGCTGGTGATGTCGAAAGACAAACCATTGCGGATCACTGCGCAAGTCGCGACGGGAGTGGCTGACCAACCGAAAAAGAAGCGTCCGCGCATCACCCTATTGGTCAAAAGAATCGCTCGTCTGTTGGAGCTGCAACGGGAGTTGACCGAGCATTTGCACAATTTTTTGGGACATGTGCGCAAATCGACGAAAACGTTTCGAATTACGGAGATCAAATGGCAGACCGAACTGGGGACGGGAGACGCTGCGCTGACAGGAACGGCAGCCGGTTTGGTGTGGTCGGTGAAGGGGGCTGTGCTTGGGCTGTTGGCCCATTTTTTCTCGCTGCGCGTGCAACCGGTGATGGCTGTGCAACCCCGTTTTCATGAGCTGATGTTGCGCACGAGCCTCGACTGCATAATCCGTTTTTGGCTCGGGCAGGCTATTGTGGCAGCCATTCAATTGGGGATGTACATGCTGAGGGAGGGAAAAAAATCGTGGCAGATCATCCGATCCAGAGTTTGA
- the ytfJ gene encoding GerW family sporulation protein yields the protein MADHPIQSLMQTAMENLKEMVDVNTIIGDAVETPDGSVILPISKVGFGFAAGGSEFEVDRAGGGSGNGADFPFGGGAGGGVSITPIGFLVVSNGQVKLLSSEAPNQLYERLIDMAPQVIEKIQAMTGKKGQQQQHRQSKIITDPHETNA from the coding sequence GTGGCAGATCATCCGATCCAGAGTTTGATGCAAACGGCGATGGAAAACCTGAAAGAGATGGTTGATGTGAATACGATTATCGGCGATGCGGTGGAAACTCCGGACGGCAGCGTAATCCTGCCGATCTCGAAGGTCGGCTTTGGATTTGCGGCCGGCGGCAGCGAGTTTGAAGTCGACCGGGCGGGCGGCGGCTCAGGCAACGGCGCCGATTTTCCGTTTGGCGGCGGGGCCGGGGGCGGCGTCTCGATCACTCCGATCGGTTTCCTGGTGGTCAGCAACGGCCAGGTGAAGCTGCTGTCTTCCGAAGCGCCGAATCAACTGTATGAGCGGCTGATCGACATGGCGCCGCAGGTGATCGAAAAAATCCAGGCGATGACCGGCAAAAAAGGCCAGCAGCAACAGCATCGACAGTCGAAAATTATCACCGATCCGCACGAAACCAACGCTTGA